One segment of Verrucomicrobiota bacterium DNA contains the following:
- a CDS encoding sialidase family protein, which translates to MYQRKFLMAMIGLFTFTVLPPATALGAKPFLDKTDLCKSGDGGYAQNHIPGIVVTAKGTVLAWYEARKKNHDWDTIDILMRRSTDDGLTWSEPKRVADVPGPKPKNPVALKLKFVNPEDVTYDNPVVIADRDGTVHMLFCLEYLRCFYQRSTDDGVSWSAPMEITSAFEKFRPAYDWKVLATGPNHSIQLRSGRLIVPVWLSTGTGGNAHRPSVTATIYSDDGGRTWQAGDIALPCTEEWINPNETVALELADGRVMLNARSESKVHRRLITFSPDGATGWTAPKFDDALVEPICMGGIIRLSTAPAGGKHRILFCNPDNLTRADGKEAPGKSRDRKNLTVKLSYDEGRTWVISKPIEPGWSCYSDIAVTQRGTILCFYGRGEKSGFAGDRLTLARFNLEWLTDGKDALK; encoded by the coding sequence ATGTATCAACGCAAATTCCTCATGGCCATGATTGGCCTGTTTACCTTCACCGTGCTTCCCCCGGCCACCGCGCTTGGGGCCAAGCCGTTCCTGGATAAAACGGACCTCTGCAAAAGCGGCGATGGCGGTTACGCGCAGAACCATATTCCCGGCATTGTCGTCACCGCCAAAGGCACGGTGCTGGCCTGGTATGAAGCGCGCAAAAAGAATCATGACTGGGATACCATTGACATCCTCATGCGCCGTTCCACCGATGATGGCCTGACCTGGAGCGAGCCCAAACGCGTCGCCGATGTGCCGGGGCCAAAGCCCAAAAACCCCGTCGCGCTCAAGTTGAAGTTCGTGAATCCCGAGGATGTCACCTATGACAACCCCGTCGTCATCGCCGACCGCGATGGCACGGTCCACATGCTGTTCTGCCTCGAATACCTGCGCTGCTTCTACCAGCGCAGCACGGATGACGGCGTGAGTTGGTCCGCCCCGATGGAGATCACCAGCGCCTTCGAGAAATTCCGGCCCGCGTACGATTGGAAAGTCCTCGCCACCGGCCCCAATCATAGCATTCAGCTTCGCAGCGGACGCTTGATCGTCCCCGTGTGGCTCTCCACCGGCACCGGCGGCAACGCCCACCGGCCATCCGTCACCGCCACCATTTACAGTGATGACGGCGGGCGCACCTGGCAGGCCGGGGACATCGCCTTGCCCTGCACGGAAGAATGGATCAACCCCAATGAAACCGTCGCCCTGGAACTGGCCGATGGCCGGGTGATGCTCAATGCGCGCAGCGAATCCAAGGTACACCGCCGCCTGATCACCTTTAGCCCGGATGGCGCCACCGGCTGGACCGCGCCCAAGTTCGATGACGCCCTGGTGGAACCCATCTGCATGGGCGGCATCATCCGCCTTTCCACCGCGCCGGCGGGCGGCAAGCACCGCATCCTCTTCTGCAACCCGGACAACCTCACCCGCGCCGATGGCAAAGAGGCCCCCGGCAAAAGCCGCGACCGCAAGAACCTCACGGTCAAACTCAGCTACGATGAAGGCCGGACCTGGGTCATCTCCAAACCCATCGAGCCGGGCTGGAGTTGCTACAGTGATATTGCCGTCACCCAACGCGGCACCATCCTTTGCTTTTACGGACGCGGTGAAAAGTCCGGCTTCGCCGGGGACCGCCTCACCCTCGCCCGCTTCAACCTCGAATGGCTCACCGATGGCAAGGATGCCTTGAAATAA